The Misgurnus anguillicaudatus chromosome 12, ASM2758022v2, whole genome shotgun sequence region cgcatagcacttgcccctcccacaagaagcggattttgcctctgacgcacgtcaaatgcttgctttttccgcgcgtctacttcgctctagacgcgcgaatgcattcaaactgttcaagtggcaaactaggcacggtagacgcgattttgacgcctgaaacgcggttggtgtaaacgcagcataagaatttttagatatttgtactaaaaaacaagacaaaaatactaagtaagaaagtcattttttttaattattatactttactttttctcatgtaaacacaatacttcaataaaaataatgcgattaagctcGTAATCGCAGCAAGTATAATCATATTAAAACAGGTGGCATACAACGTTTTAAATTGCAGCCACGTAAACACTTTAATTGCATCtataccgcactaactgaagtgcGCGTGCGTTTTTGTCACGCACCTTAAGCGcaaattcgttttaaacttgATATTAGAGAGTTTTCCCTGAACTCTGTCAACATGATTCGCTGTCAGCAGAAACGGCGTGTACATGTAAACGTAGTCATTGACAGATATGTTTTACGTTTTGCAACAGTAAAACATGTCTGTTTACTTTCAGAAATTGTAGTAATGCTTTATTTTCTTAGAAAGGATGCAAAACGCATGTTGGTTATAAAGTTTCAGTAGattataataaaattttaatttattttacaaacttCAAGCATTATGATTTTGCATTATTTTGAGTTTTCTTTAAATACCCCACTATGTGTGTTTTTGAGTGCTTGCATGGCCTTCTGCTCGTCTCTCTGTGTTTGAAACGAGTCTCATGCTCTTGGCATGTTGGCCGCACAGACACGCTGTCTGCAGTGCGTCAAATGCTCAGACTGCCTGTGATGACCTGCAGATCATCTCAGTGCCTCGTGTGTGCCAACACTTCTCAATACACAAACCCACGACTCCCAAAATATCACACAGCACCACAATAAACATGTCAACTACAAGCACTGACATCTATATATTTCCCCAGTCTCATTCATATGACAAAAACACCCTTTCAACGCAACACTTCACCAGCAAAGAAACAAGTAACAAAATCATTTTATAGTCGCTTATTTTGatgttataccacgggtctgttgaatgctgcattctgattggctgagaaatgttctatgttttctgtaaaccgcacacctaacttgtcaaatgtcttaaaaataggcaccagagcaatgtttgtggtaaccgtggtataagcgaaataattgactccggtcctttgaattatttgaaaataatgcacacctgcggtgtaacggcactccgcttcgcgtcgtgccgcattaccaccttggtgtgcattattttcttataattcaatggcccgtcgtcaattattccttacttatagtAGGAGCAAAAATTTTTGCGCATTACAATTTTGGTAAATATCAGCATCAGGAACTATAAAATGGCATCGCAACCAATCGCATTCCCAAAAACATTTTGGGCAAAACTGATTTACCTCTTGCAGAAAGCTTTTTGGTGTTTATGATTTTGGCAGCAAACTCTTGGCCTGTGCACAGCTTGACGCAACGTCGCACGACTGAGAAGGCTCCCCTGAGGAAAGACACAAGAAGAAGAACAGATCAGAAGATAGGCAGATACACACACAGTTACTATGTCACTGTGATCATCTCCGACGTTCTGCTAAAGATCTTGTTTTGTGTTCCTGAGTAAACAACAGTGATCTATATTTAcccaatacataaaatacagGATTAGCAATGTTCACCACCACAACAACAAATCTGATCAGAACAGAAAATCCAATGAGCAAGTGTCTGAGGCACAAATATCCACATCCTGCACctgacaaaacaaaaacaagacaGCCAGGGAACGAAATCGTTCTTTCGAGTCTCTTTAGGTCTATTTTTAGATTTCACCTGCATTATAAAATCACTTGAGACAGCCACGACAATGATCTGATGTCATGCCATACAGGCTAATTTTAGCGCACCTTGTTGCAGTTACACAATGCACTTGGCATATCTCGATCTGTTACGGCACCCTGAAGACGGGCATCACCAGTGAGCCCCGAATTACATGCCCTTGGAAACACCCATGTGATAATAACATGTGACATAAACAGACATATGCCCCTCTGTGACCTCGGGCAAATCACCTGCGCAACATTCGCTTCATCTGGCATCTTGGGCCGAGGTCTTTGCAAGCGTGATGGAGAGATTATTATTACCTAAAGGGAATATACTTTCCAAAAATCATATGATTGTAAATTGGGTTATACACTTAGCTTTTTGGAACAACCATGACAGTACTGATTGAAGTGTGTAACATGagtaaaataattttgtatattataaaaaataccaCAGCTTGACCATGTTAAACTATATGATATTCATCTGTTTTCCTACCAAGCGAACATCTCAAGTCAGTCGCCTATAATTATTTCAAGATaacacattaaagggatagttcacccaaacattttaattctgtcatcattttctcatcctcatgttgttcctaaacctgtatgaatttctttttccaattaacacaaaagaagatattttaagaaatgatggtaagcacacagccagcggcagctcgtgactgctcgaggggtgcaaattcaaaataaatgttcggagtgtcatgtgtgttgcttgtgttttcaataTATGTGTCattgtgaaccatgtgcatcacatgttttgtcaaaataagtgcctgctgcacatgcgtcaaaacagtttatgataaaatagacgcacacattcacaaaatacacagtaaactctgattacgcatgaaattatgcgagtatctggcaaacgcgagcgtctcttttatcacaaaccctttatctgcagcaggcacttattttgacaagacacgtgatgcacataggatcactcaacacgcataacacatatttagaaaatacaaaccacacacatgatgggctacatacacgttgtgatgaacttcgcaccgagcaccctcgaaaaaagaaagaagtcaccggctgccactgcacacagctgattgtaaccattgacttccatagtaggaaaaacaaatacgatggaattcaatgaGTACCgttaactgtgtgcttaccatcatttatcaaaatatcatcttgATCATTTATCACAATCCTTACATaaatatggaagtcaatggttgcggcataatttattaaaatatcttcttttgtgttgatcaaaataaaaaaactcatacaggtttagaataaatgagaattttaatttttgggtgaactaaccaTTTAACACGagtgcataaatgtaataaattataataaactaCATAAAACATTTCAGGCGTGTTGGTGAGACTGAAATCACGCACTCAGTCCTCCGACGCAAAACCGAAACTGTTCAACGAATAAAGCAGAAGGTCAAGAAAGTTCACAACCATGACCGAGTCAACGCTCGGAGCCAGCGAGACCAGAGACCGGTCTGCTAGTAAACATGTAGATTCATTAGTGCCTGAACCCGTCTCACAGCAGACACTGAGCTGATTTACTGGACTCTCTCTGTCTGGAAGATCTGTGAGATGCTGaggtgttcaagcggcaaaacACTTACAACACTTTCACTTCTCAACCATCAGACGTCACGCAATACAGTCTTCTGTGGAAAATACAGACATACTAGTACAGTATTCTGGCAAAGTAATGCTTGCAGATGATTATACTACCATTTCCCTGAATGATTATCCAATTGGTATTTATCAATGGTGTTCTTATCATTGGGAGTCAAAGCTTTTTGCCTCACTAcaaaccattaaaacacaaatgaGCATTATCACAAAccaatacacaaacacaaatatcaGCTTCTTCTATACAGCAATAATATAAACATTTGATCCATATTAAGTGGAAAAAATTAAGCAATACAAATAAGAAAGGAAAGGCTAACCCATGTAGACACAATGCTCGACTTAACCACAAACTGAGGAAGTGGTGAAACATGCAGTATGGTTAAGATCTGTCGGGGGGGGAATgtttataaaaaactatataaatatttttcctcTCTGTGAGTAGGCCTTAAATGAACAGAATATAGACTACACTACTTCAAAATGATCCCAAAACAGGTCGCTTATAACCCTAATGGAGAGGCTAAAAATAACACACCAAACGAGTTATtatttcttaaaggaacaggTATATTATTTGTGATATGCACGTTTAATAATGGAAGAAAATGGTGTAAAAAGAAACACAATACCGACTAAGGAGGGAGGAGGGGGGCAGAGAGTAAAATTATTTCCTAACGTCAGTCTGCAggcatgtacacacacacacagagagagagagagagagagagagagagagagagagagagagagagagagagagagagagagagagagagagagagacgcctGACAACTCCAAATGTCACCGGACAGACCAACACACTGAAGTGACCCTTCACCTCTGGCGGGAAAACACGGCACTTCTTGACACTTCTGCGCGATACAATGTATCAAACCATCGGCACGCGTGTTTCCCAAACAGTGAACGGTCTACTGTTTCTCTCAGTAGACATTTGCCTTCTCAAGTAAGCTCCAAATCGATAATAAGAGGTTATAAAATAAATCACTATAATGTTTCTGCACTATGCATTTTGCATTTAATTCACAATTTACCAACAGGACCACTAGATGTTACACGAATACAGTTGAAAGTGTTCAAATGCAACCCCCTCTGATTTACTTACAAATAGTCTGTGCATGGTGCATTTAAATATTCAACATTTTAGCGATATATGCTATTATGTAATATGTGCGCGCTTGCAATAGCAAAGTAAGcaaatcaaacaaaaaaatcatactTTCCAAGTTCCTCGTAAAGCTGGTACTCGTCGGTAAAGCGCGTACAGGTTGTCGTTGCCATTTCTCAACCTTGTGTGTTTGCCAATATCCGAGCCGTCTTTTATAACTCTTCAACGCTTCTGTGTCGTCAAGCTGCGGGGCACAGGTGGATAAAACTCAAACGTGGATGTGGACTCGAGTACCGGAGAGGTTCATCAACGAGCAGACCCGACCGCCTTCCCAACCTCTCACCAAATGCGCCGTTCAGCTGCAGTCTGCTCGTTTTCCGCTGGAGATGTTTCCTCTGACCGCCAGAGGGCGCCAACGAGTATTGGGTTGCAtccatgcatttggcagatgttttatCCAAAATTATTTACAGTGTGTATCTTAAGTTTGAAACCACAGCCTTCTTTATAGAAATATCTATCCTTCTATGTAATGGAGTCataatgatataataaatatttaaactcctaagacctggtgtgtccacatatagacatcacattttttgttgtttgcaccataatacttaattctgtgtaactggaatcTGTTgcacacaaacgtggacaattacactgctttatgttcaaagaaaaatatttggttattatatttattatttcttcctaaccccaaatagctggaagccccaaatagctggaataaatctaaaatgcaagccaaaccaaagctcgggtcttaggaggttaaggatgttttataatgacaatattatctgaatatttttttttaattatttgtaataTCTGCTTTTTTCAATGTGCCCCCCCACCCACCCAAATGCATTCAATTAAGCTATATGAACATCAGTGTATCGGATAAGATGTTACACCAAATAGCCTCTGAAGACAAACTGTGGACCTTTTCTGAGAACCAGCTTCATTTTTTTGCAATGACTTTTAGGCCAATGTGATATTTAGCAGGTGTATTAAGTCCCCCATGTTCACATGTGTGGTTTAACACATAAATCCTACACATCCAGAGTTTACGATTCATTTTGTCTATAAAACAAtggttttataatatttaaatatctttaaaataaatatctttatttCATATAAACACAACAAATATTTTGTTATCTATCGCACTTAAATTCACACATTGTAAGCGTGGCTACAGTTTCCAAACACCAAACAACTATCTATATGCATGTTAATATTTTACGTGTGATTTCTCATGTGTAAATAACATGTCTCCATAAACTCAAGTGTttgcaaaacattttaatagatTCGGGCACAGAAGTTTAACAAAACTGATATAAATGAGGAGTAAATTAACATCAACCAGCCATCACATTCAATAAATCTGACAAAAGTCCCTGAAATATTTGTTATTGTGTTTGGAAATCCCATTAAAAATAATTGGGCAAATAATAACTGCTCAGTAACCATGCAAAAGTACTTATCAAGGAGACATACAGCCAAAACGTCaacttattttataaaacactacaAACCATGACAATTGGCCTTATCTGAACACTAAACATTAGCCTTAAAATGAGAGACATTAATCAAAGTGTCATTCTTATTTTGGCATGATGAGGTTTGCAGGGCAGTCGATGTTGATGTTGTTTGTTCTGTAGCACTGTCCCACATCAGTGTGCATTTGTATGATTTTCAGTAAGTGCTGACTTCTGATTTAAAACTGGACAGCACTGGGTGGGATGTTAAACATGGAGGGGTCAAATTCCTGTCCTTTAAACGGAGATCCTTCAGCATCCCAGCCCTTCTTTAACATGTCATGGACTTTCTGAAATGTAAAGTAAAGGCTCCTTTAATGCAACATCCATTGCTTAAAATCATAGcaaatattttattgtgttttcagacctgtagatCGATTTCTTTGTTCCAAAACCGGGAGTTAAATGGCTACACTGCGGCAATGTCTTATTGGTTCGATTTGCATTCACAAAGCAATATTTCCAAACAAACCAGACTTTGTTAATACAAGTCACGTGCGAGTAAACTCTCGTATAATTGGTCGGAGagcatgtgtttattttttgtgaatCCGCTCAAAGTTATCCGTCAAGATTGACAGACAACAGCTTTGCGGGATTATTGTGTTGCTAAACGAACCGAACCAAGGTAGAAAACAAAGGatcaggtctgaaaacacccttagtTACTTATATCATTGTGAAAATACTTATTTACAAGAATATAGGTCAATCATTATTAGTTTACAACCGAAGTTGCTTTCTGAAAAAATGGTCACATGACTGTTCGTCTGGTCATGTGACATCAACATGACAGCCACCAAAAGGCTCCCACCATGTAAAATAAAACAGCTTTGCTAAACCACTGATCTCATGCAAgtgtatattttctaaaaatatttatttgttaaaaagtACTATTCTTTAGGGTGAACACTACTATTTTGaacactacactgcaaaaaatgattttcaagaaaaaaatcttagtatgtttgtcttgttttcagtaaaaatatctaaaaattcttaaattaaaggaatattcaattttcttaaaagaaaaatccagataatttactcaccacaatgtcatccaaaatgttgatgtctttctttgttcaatcgagatgaaattatgttttttgaggaaaacattgcagtatttttctcattttaatggactttaatagacaccaaaaatgaatacttaattcaacacttaacagtttttttcaacagagtttcaaaggactataaacaatcccaaacgaggcataagggtcttatctagcaaaacgattgtcatttttgacaaaaaaaaaaacaaatatacacttttaaatcacaacttttcgtttaggtccggtccagcgcgacctaacgtaaatgcgtagtgacgtaagGAGGTCACGCgtcacatatataaaacgcacatttgcggaccattgtaaacaataaactgacacaaagacattaattagtatcagttgacatacaacaacgtaggaacggtcctctttcaccacatttgtaaacactggggcggagtttagcgttcgtcctctgtgacctcttgacgtgatgacgtattgcgtcgggtcatGCTAGCGCATGACGACTGGatctaaacgagaagttgtgctttaaaagtggatatttgttatttttattgtcaaaaatgacaatcgttttgctatataagacccttatgtctcgtttgggattgtttatagtccctTGAAACTCCGCTGAAAAAAAACTGCTAAGTGTTGAAtcaagtattaattgttggtgtctattaaagtccattacaatgagaaaaattctgcaatgtcctcctcaaaaaacataacctcctctcgaccgaacaaagaaagacatcaacaccccggatgacatggtggtgagcaattatctggatttttcttttaagaaaatggaatattcctttaagatgctgtttcttgatgagcaaaatgacccaagaaaataagtctagtttttagaccaaaaatatcaagtgattttatgcataaaacaagcaaaaaaaatctgccaatggggtaagcaaatttttcttgaaattttcttgaatttagtgtgtaAGAAAAAtgatcaagatttttttgcttaccccattggcagatatttttgcttggggttaggttaggttttatgcacaaaatcacttaaatttgatatttttggtctaaaaactagacttattttcttgggtcgttatGCTCATCAAGAacaagcatcttaatttaagaatttttagatatatataaaataactttttttcttgataatcattttttgcagtgtactcaCATTATTAAACACTCACCATTTCATGGCTCTGTGGTTTTCCCTGGAGTTTTTGTTGGTAATCAAACGTAAGGCGGTCCAATACGGCATGCTCCTCCTCATCCACGGTTGCCATTGAGCGTTCGCGGTTGATCTGGTTTACATCAATCTCTGTCTCACCCTTCAACACGGCACTCCACCACACTTCCCCGGTTTTACTGAGGGACAGCTGGGAAAAAAGTCGGATTAACTGCCATGTTATGATGTAAATGTAATTCAATTCAAGTTTTAAAGTGCATCATTTCTACAGTAATGGCGTcgataaacaaaaatgcaaaaaacaaacttattatGTATCGGGTTGCCAGACACACACCCCTAATCCGCCATTAGTCGGGCAAACACATCTGCTCCAAACTCATCCAATTGGTTGCTGTGTCGAGATGATCATAATGCCATAATGTTTATACTTAACATACTATTTAAAGTAGACTCTGCATATTAAAATCACCCCTTCCTATAATGAACTGATTGTGCATAACAAATATTCTTTACCACAACACATTTTCCCGGCTCCAGACTCCATAGGGAATTCtctgtgttgattttgtgtgtgAATTCTCCCTCCATCAGGACCCTCTGTGATCCCCTCTCATTCACTGCTACACGAACTCTTCCCGACTGCAGGTCTACAGACACCTGCGTGCAAAGATAAAGTGGAAACAAAACTGTCATTAAATTCTGTTTAGGtaacagagaaagaaaacagTCTGAATGAGAATCTTGCCAAACTGTAACACAGTAAGAAATGTAATCAGATCCCAGCAGGTAAATCGCACCTGTCTGCCTTTAACAATGTCAGGCTGGACATGAACTCGAATTTCCACATCCGTGTAATCCTGCGACCAGGTGTAATTTTCTCTAACGGCACCGTTGTAACTGTCTGGGTTGGACTGAAAGGTGTCTTGCCCACTAGAAAGTACACAATAAAAACAGTAGTTCAATAGCAATCTACAACAAGAACACTTAAAGAAAGTGACATCCTAGACGTATATGACCTTCTTCTTCAGCAAAACCCATttggagttatattaaataGTATCATGGTTTTTTTCATGGCATTGGATggtgccccatttttaaagctccAAAAAAAGCATCTTCTTTTAGCAAAAAACGAAtccatatatttattaaatgtgacCCGTGCTGTCTAAATGGGTCAGAATGCACATGGTCTAATTTTACGCTACAGgcaaaagaaagtataaatgtcGATTCTGGTTGAAATtcaggttttcataaaaataagtacattaagcctttaaacatataaatgaactttatttgaatgttttctgagaggtgtaccgtccTAAATGCTTAACCTATACAAAACATGCGCGTCTGACATTTTTGTTTCggtttaaaacatgcaaaaattagaaaataaagtgcaagACTTGCTAGATGTTAAAGCATTATTAAAAGCGATAAGACATGAAAACGATCTTCctcgcgctgactgacagatctcGAGCGAGCGACCCCGAtatatacacaaaattacaactaattaattttaaaaatatatgttttaacAGATAAATCTGTTATGccttaagtgaatgtttggtta contains the following coding sequences:
- the nudcd3 gene encoding nudC domain-containing protein 3, with the translated sequence MSSPVEMTELYDNALLGILQHVGNIQSFLQVYFGFLYRKTDFYRLLTGPNDRMGFPPGVAEKMVFKTFKLFEKVAEQDRERAGKLLEESKSAPPVVQELEVQSEPEAGAPVVEERSTEESTAVTAPSKQNTQAGGETPHSSQTEPTGETQAAGDTATASNSDSSTAKAGQDTFQSNPDSYNGAVRENYTWSQDYTDVEIRVHVQPDIVKGRQVSVDLQSGRVRVAVNERGSQRVLMEGEFTHKINTENSLWSLEPGKCVVLSLSKTGEVWWSAVLKGETEIDVNQINRERSMATVDEEEHAVLDRLTFDYQQKLQGKPQSHEMKVHDMLKKGWDAEGSPFKGQEFDPSMFNIPPSAVQF